The Raphanus sativus cultivar WK10039 chromosome 2, ASM80110v3, whole genome shotgun sequence DNA segment attatctacattttcttttgtcaaaaatGATCTACATAACATGCTCATCTCCAatgcaaaattttatattttcttcaaaataaaatagttctACAACACACTTTACTCTAATCATatcctattttattttagatttataaacggatagtaaacaaaacaaaaaatggattattctatttatagagtaaaatcagtaaatctatttttttgttgaaattttaaatttataaattcattttatagagtaaatccatttttattttactgCAGAATTGAAAACTGGTTTTATTTTAGAACAGAAAATAGATTAGAAAAAAGAGTAGAGCCGAAAATACTCTGAATGgtaaaagttatttataaaccaaattatGTAAACTGAGTTCAAACTGTatctcatctatcttattaaaacagaaacattacaacttcttctaggtggattttaaagttggaccttatgtaattaatgctatattaatctacttattattagacatacatttttataaataattaatatcaaccattaccatagtttttcacttcttaccttattattatatccactacgcatgtttccttatattgcatatattttactataatctaggtacatccactagcatattatactataagatagattattaataatacatctactaacatataatactatacgacagattactaataatacaatatatcatatgtattcattaacttgcatctatcgatattactatattatattatacagattactaataatacaatatactatgaagacgactaactctatactttgaacctataaactatgattaactaatttataccaaaaatgatattactgttacaaattaatttttataaaaattatttatagtagcaatttgttatataagataaatttaatcaagacccaaatctttttttttcctgttcagaaaaaaaaacctacgaatatataccattaagttagccaaaaatcttccgaataaatagtaaatctcactaaccccaaaaaaatgaattaaaaatataataaaagatattatgtttgaaatttagctcactgggtcgggtataaatctgttcatttcaggtatgagtttttcgggttctcaacatttggatctaagtaggtttttgattttatttttttttttttttttttagtttgtcaaaaaaaggtatttgatttttttttgtcctggtcgatttttttggttccggatcattataactttttatattataaatcttaaataatatacaacatgtatataaaaaatacgaatcaaaagataaacccgcgcaggcgcgcgggtcatgatctagttacaATTAAGCAGACTTATAATCGATTTTGAGGTTAAGGGTCGTCTACAACAACTAAAAGAACGTTGATGATATAtcacaaagttttttttttttaaatatgctTCTGCATATTTCTAGGTAACACAATGATATAAAGAGATCTACAGTTCTAAAGACATTACAGAGGCAAAGACATTGTCAAAAGGTCAAAGCGCGTTTGAGAAGTGAggataaattaaaaagataattgaGTTAGTGATGTAAACAGTCACAAGCAGAACGAGTCTGACACCATATTCGAGAAGATCAAACTATCAATGACAAAAGCAGCAAAAAGAGTCCAAGACATTCAGCCTTTCTTGACCGGCCTCTGAACGTATGATTTGTTCGGATCCTCTGTCTTCAATTTTGGAGGACGTGTCTCTCCCTTCTTGGCCTGAGAAGATAACAAAAGTTTAGATCAAACTCTCACCAAAAGAGAAGACAATAATTCACGAAGCAGGATTTTTTCCTGTCTAACAATGTGACTCTTACCTTCTTTCCTGCTTTCATGAAGTCTCTCCAGCTTGATACCTGCACATGGAAACCCAAacgttgataaaaaaaacactGACATCAAGGACAAAAAGCAATTGTGTTAAACGTGACTATATCCTGTTATAAGTATTCCGTGGTGAAGCAGAGAATATGAGACAAAgcatatatcatatttataataaaacaaaagaacatgGAACGAACAAAGACTTGCTCTTCCAGCTCAGAAACAAGTGTCAACAAACATTTGGCAAAACAACTGACACGGAGTGAACTATTTCAGATGAGTTCTCTTATATAAAGCCATTTTCTAACCATACTTAAGTGCCAAAACGTTGAGCTAAACTGGTACTGTAAACTAATGAATTCATGGATTAAGAACATACCCTGTTTTCTCTCGTTCCTTCCCACTGTTCTTCATGCTCACGTTTTTTCTTCCGTATCTccttttgttcttcttcatccttcttcAGTCTTCCCTCTTCTTCTGATATCTAAATGCCAAAACCCAATAGCACAAAAAAAGAtgaatgaaaatgatgatgggTGTGACTTCTCACGGAGAAATTAGAACGCAAGACAAACTCTACATACCCTCATGGCCATTTTTCTCCTACGCCACTCTTGGTCTGTTAATATCTCTCGCACTCTTGGTCTGTTAATATCTCTTCAGCTCCTTCTGAAACTCTTCAGATTGCTCATATATTTGCTCATGCTTTCCCTGTGTGAGTAAAAGAAAATGTGTATCACTACAAGTCCAGAGGAATCTAAACTGGAGAAGAAGACATATATGATTGaccaaagaaaccaaaaaaaaaaaaacacaaatacgaAACTGAACTTAACAAGGATTTAGAACCAagttgtgacaaaaaaaaaagaaacataaagaaacGGTATCTCCTTACCTCATCAACCATGGACTTTATTTTAGAGGCGGTATTTTTCTTCAActgtttctttctcttcatcttaaGCTCTTCTGCATTTCATAGtttggagaaaaaaaagttaactcgagagagagagaataataAATGGTAAACTACATATTCTGGTATAACTTTCAAATGATCTAGCACAGTGTGTAGTTGTGTACACATCTGTCTCCACAAGTGAGGGTCTTAAAAACTCTAGTGACCCATCAAAACAGGTAACACGGGGATCCAATATGAGCTCTAAAATCTCTCTAACCTTTGGCAGCCTGGACTTGGGTGAGAATATAATCTCTTTCTTGGTCGTTCAGCAGTAGTTGTTGCGCTTTTGCCAACGCTGTTCAGTAAATCAAAAACCCGTATAAACATGACAagttcattcaaaaaaaaaacaatacttttTAAGATTACTACTAACCTCCAAAAGCCTCCTGTGCTTGGGGATGCTTGCATTTGTCAGGGTGAACCATCAAAGATATCTggtaaacacacacaaaattttCCAGTGAACTCTCAATCAGTGGCCTAGTAGTAACTAAAGTCACCATGAagaagtaaaattaaaaaaagtctTCACAGTGTGACAAAGCTGAATGAATGAAAGAATGAATACCTTTCTGTACTGCCTTTTAACATCATCCGTGGATGAATCAAAAGATAGGTTAAGATGCTCAAAGGGGTTCAGCTTGAAGCATGAGAGAATCCtacaaaaatttcaaacttttcaAGACAAAGAGACATTGGCTGCTGCAGCACAAAGACCATACCGGGGCAACCAATTCTAACAGTGAAGATAAGTAATTTACTACAAATACATGGAAGATATGTGCAAACTCTCCATTCTAGGGAACATATATCAAACATTAAAAAATCCAGATTGTTATTCCATTCATAGAGTTAAGGTGTGGTCTAAAGAGAAACATGGTTGATATTTAAGTTAATATCTCAGAACATAGAAACAACTGTGAAttgcataataataataaggcTTATACGTGGGTCAGATCAGGAGGTGGATAATTAGGAATAAGAAAAGGGGTTTTTGGAAAGGGAAACCTGACGACTTCGTTGTCCCTCTCAACCTCACCGACCTCGGCGAGGAACGATTTTAGAATCGCATCGTCGACATCTCCCATGACTCCCgcctttttttttatgtatgaTCCCTTCCCCTTCCCCTTCCCCTTCTCCCTCTTTTTAAGTACCGACAGAAAAGCCAAGGCGACGAACGATTCCCTTTTCTGGGCTGTTTTCTGGATTAACCGTCGGGTACTCAGGCGGGTCTGGATTTCAGATATATCGACTCGGGTCTCTCGGGCCAAACAGGGAGCTTCAAATGATGTCGACCCGTGCGTTTCTTTTATTCTTtcataaacaattttaaaattaatcgtatatttatttatttattttaaatggtaGATTTCCAATGATCTCAAGTTTAAATCATGAACTTTTCAACTGTATAACACTAATAACATCTCTAATGTATATCTATATATcttctctaaaataaaaatttcttataGAAATTGATTTACttcaatgtatatttttataatagagttttttATGTTAAGGAAAAGAGAAATTCTGCTTTTTGCCTCTATTTTtagagataaaaatattaattctttatattttttcctgtaaatagagaaactctattatagaaccATACATTAGAGCAAATCTACATccataatagagtttctctattttagaaaaaaaatacaaagatgAAAATAGAGGTGTATTAGACATGATctaatagatatataatatagacACCTATAGATAAAAGTAAgagataatatataattatatgtacATTTATCTAAGTTAATGTTATACTTTCTCCGTACCactttaagtaatttttaagattttctttttgtttcaatttaagtgatattttcaagtttttatgtAAAAGttaaatgtaaatttatgttttttgactatttgtattcTGCAGtatgaatttttattggttgaattaaaTATGATTATTGGTGTTTTTAGACAAcgaaaaattgaataaaaatctGTAATTCCTTAATCTATGCAAAGATCTtaaaacttattatttattgtGATACAGAGGGAGTATCAAAAAGAACATTTATGCAAGTGGATAAAATAGCTAATTGTTAAACATGTTTCACATTACCTCAACTGAATAATGATATATCAACGATTTGGTTGAAATATTTGCTTGACCAATTGGAGAAATGATGTCCAAACAAGTCTATATGGATAAATGTTTGACACCAGTAAAATCTTCTTGAGAAAAAGATtgcaatattttcttttaagagAATAAAAGAGTGTAATTTTTTATGCTAGCTAATATTAAGTATTTGGTGGAACACTTATAATTTTTAgggaattatatttataaaatcttttgaAAGTTCATTTATGAAAGATATTGATAGTTAAGAGTAAAAAAAGTTGTATTAGATGTAATTAAAAAGTTGTTTAAAGTTAGTTCATatttatactttaattttaatagtatagatgaatTTGAAATAATGGTAAATCACGTAGGTATTAATCATGGCTGAATTAGTGGTGATTTAAATTTTAGGAATTTGTTAGGAATTCTTTTTGTATGAAAATTAGCCATTCTTATGAgttctaaaatatatgttagagATTTGATTTTCAATTGGTTACTATATATTGTTTACGATTTGATTTAGATAACTTATTTAGCACATATTTGTTGTTTACATATTTATCTTTGGTCATTTGGTCTgaatagttaatatttttttatatttcaatattttgtgtagGTAAGCAACCAAAATGAAACTGCAAGATTTGATGTCAATCTTATCATCACCGATCTTAAAAAACTAATAGGCCTTTAAAGAacatactagattctgacccgcccttaaaagggcgggtatatttttgttttaattttcttgaaaattttaatttttaatttttatgtttttataattatatttgtaattaatattaatttaatttaatataattttggtgactatattaaatatgtcaaatgCGTAACTATACACTTATGCCATAtgcatttcaaaaattattttaaactttatttctaaagtttacaatatattatattttttagtagTTACCAAAAATAATTAGTCAAGACTATTCGTATTAGAAAATCTGACCCGGAATCGATCCGAAAATTAAAGTCTAATATTCAGtattttgaaacccgactcAGATCCAAGATTGAACCAGTAAACTCGGTGATCCAAAATAAATCTGGTTTGATTTTTgtgcaaaataatattttaaaagtcgaAAATCACTAAGATTTGGAACTCAGTTACCTGAActactggttgaaccaatagataacttcttatttttattttattttcaattatgtttttaaaatctgtGTATAACTTTTAGTAAAGAAAttaggtttttaaattttgtcatggaccatttattaataatattttaattttgttagaaataaaatatattttgtataatgtACTGTTGGTATATTTTGAGGTTTttctattttgtatattatatatgcacGTTTTTCCATTTGGTTGATGCCTAAT contains these protein-coding regions:
- the LOC108827932 gene encoding LOW QUALITY PROTEIN: J domain-containing protein spf31 (The sequence of the model RefSeq protein was modified relative to this genomic sequence to represent the inferred CDS: deleted 1 base in 1 codon; substituted 1 base at 1 genomic stop codon), with translation MGDVDDAILKSFLAEVGEVERDNEVVRILSCFKLNPFEHLNLSFDSSTDDVKRQYRKISLMVHPDKCKHPQAQEAFGALAKAQQLLLNDQERDYILTQVQAAKEELKMKRKKQLKKNTASKIKSMVDEGKHEQIYEQSEEFQKELKRYXQTRVREILTDQEWRRRKMAMRISEEEGRLKKDEEEQKEIRKKKREHEEQWEGTRENRVSSWRDFMKAGKKAKKGETRPPKLKTEDPNKSYVQRPVKKG